The Rathayibacter caricis DSM 15933 genomic sequence CTCGCGGTCGCCGGGCTCGCGGGTCCCGTACCGCCCGCCGCGCTGGCGCCCGGGGTCCCGGCGCTCGCCGCGGTGCTGCTCGCGATCGTCCTGGTGCTCGTGCGCGACCGCCTGCAGGGCCGTGCGGCACCTCCCTCCGCTCCCGCATCGACGTCCGCTCCCGCGCCCTCCTCCGGGCCCGTCCTCCTCACCGCCTCGGGTGACCGCATCGCGCTCGCCGAGTTCGCCGAGCCGCCGACCCACCTCGTCTTCTTCTCGCCCTCGTGCATCTCGTGCCACGAGCTCGTCGACCGGTTCCGCTGGTGGCCGAACGGCCTGCGCGCGGGCGAGGACCTCGTCCCGGTCCTCCTGGGCCGGCCCGAGGACTTCGCCGTGCACGAGGTGTTCGCCCCGCTCGTCGAGCACGCCCTCTACGATCCCGACCGCTCGGTCGCGGCGCTGCTCGGTCGCGGCGCGACGCCCGGCCACGCCCTCCTCGAGGCCGAGCACCCGCTGGGCTCGGGCTGGAGCACCGGCTGGTACGAGATCGAGAAGCGGGTGCTGAGCGAGGAGTTCTTCACCGACGTGCACCGCGGCCGCGTCGTGCCCGACCCCGAGGTCCTGGCGCGCGAGGAGTCCGAGCGCGCCGCCGCTCGCGAGGAGTCCGCCTCGCACTGACCGGCCCGGGACGGCGCCGCGCCGCCCTCCCGCTCCCGTGCTCCTGGAACGATGGATCCCACCCGTTCCCGACCCTCCGGAGCCCCCATGACCGCCTCGCTCGGCTCGCTCGTCCCCGTTCCCGCCTCGGAGCACCCGGAGCTGCTCCCCGAGGCGGTCCTCGCCGCCGCCGAGCGCGACGGCGTGCTCGCCGACCTCGGCGTCGTCGACATCGATCCCGCCCTCTCGGACACCGCGGCGACGAAGGAGCACTACGGCCTCGACGACGCCGACCTCGCCAACTGCGTCGTCGTCGCCGGCTCGCGCGGAGGGGAGGAGCGGATCGCCGCGTGCGTCGTGCTCGCCGACTCCCGCGCCGACGTCAACGGCGCCGTCCGCCGCCTCCTCGACGTGCGGAAGGCCTCGTTCCTGCCGATGGACCGCGCGGTCGCCGAGTCGGGGATGGAGTACGGCGGCATCACCCCGATCGGACTGCCCTCCGAGTGGCGCCTGCTCGTCGACGCCC encodes the following:
- a CDS encoding MauE/DoxX family redox-associated membrane protein; its protein translation is MLEVLLAIAGWCTGAVLVVSGALKLGRTERFRESLGTLGLPAALGRGTLFARSFPVVEIVLGLAVLLAPTPLHRLALLAALAVLVVFLVVAIRAARAPEPVDCECFGGLGEARMSGRTVLRNSVLVALAVAGLAGPVPPAALAPGVPALAAVLLAIVLVLVRDRLQGRAAPPSAPASTSAPAPSSGPVLLTASGDRIALAEFAEPPTHLVFFSPSCISCHELVDRFRWWPNGLRAGEDLVPVLLGRPEDFAVHEVFAPLVEHALYDPDRSVAALLGRGATPGHALLEAEHPLGSGWSTGWYEIEKRVLSEEFFTDVHRGRVVPDPEVLAREESERAAAREESASH
- a CDS encoding YbaK/EbsC family protein, producing MTASLGSLVPVPASEHPELLPEAVLAAAERDGVLADLGVVDIDPALSDTAATKEHYGLDDADLANCVVVAGSRGGEERIAACVVLADSRADVNGAVRRLLDVRKASFLPMDRAVAESGMEYGGITPIGLPSEWRLLVDARVLLRPLVVIGSGVRRSKIVLPGSALERLAGVEIVEGLGLPTSL